A single Methanolobus sp. ZRKC5 DNA region contains:
- a CDS encoding glycosyltransferase family 4 protein: MKIAYLINYQLSLDLPRGDAIHINNVVRNISFYGNDVFIVKKDVSSTSYISNQKKIYYVGAVPGFGLFSHLYYSLKFFRDFFSIIREEKPDVIHEREVSWRTYFNLGGLAVAAICKIPYFVEVNAPICYERGIHHSAISRKLEGLSEKFIFKLADRVIVVSTVLKNYIVSSYGINEEKVVVVPNGSDENIFNPNIDGNHILDKYGLKNKTVVCFSGSLEQEWQGIDILLKAAASIEAIDPNIKFLIIGDYSNVIDLVEVAPKNVVFSGRIKHADIKFYLAASDILLAPYILKNEFANVGFYNSPIKLFEYMAMGKSIISSNMGQIAEIIQHGENGLLIEPGDSAQLAEYILKLADDSALRFKLGYNARMALEDKYTWKVNAKTIMKLYEEVNL; this comes from the coding sequence ATGAAAATAGCATATTTAATTAATTATCAATTGTCTCTTGATCTGCCAAGAGGTGATGCAATTCACATCAATAATGTTGTTCGAAATATATCTTTCTATGGGAATGATGTTTTTATTGTCAAAAAAGATGTATCCTCTACTTCATATATTAGCAATCAAAAGAAAATCTATTATGTAGGTGCTGTTCCAGGATTTGGTTTATTTTCCCATTTATATTATAGCTTAAAGTTCTTTAGAGATTTTTTCTCGATAATCAGAGAAGAAAAGCCTGATGTCATTCATGAAAGAGAAGTTAGCTGGAGAACATATTTTAATTTAGGAGGATTAGCAGTTGCAGCTATCTGCAAAATTCCATATTTTGTGGAAGTAAATGCTCCTATATGTTATGAGAGGGGTATCCACCATTCAGCGATCTCACGGAAATTAGAAGGGCTTTCGGAAAAGTTCATTTTCAAATTAGCAGACAGGGTAATTGTAGTTTCAACGGTTTTAAAGAATTATATTGTTTCTTCTTATGGAATAAATGAAGAAAAGGTAGTTGTGGTTCCGAATGGATCGGATGAGAACATTTTCAATCCAAATATTGATGGAAATCACATACTAGATAAATATGGTCTCAAGAATAAAACAGTTGTTTGTTTTTCGGGCTCTCTTGAACAAGAATGGCAGGGGATTGATATTTTGTTGAAAGCTGCAGCTTCGATTGAAGCTATAGATCCTAACATTAAATTTTTGATAATAGGTGATTATTCTAATGTTATTGATTTAGTTGAAGTGGCACCAAAAAATGTTGTTTTCTCAGGAAGGATCAAGCATGCAGATATTAAATTTTACCTTGCTGCATCTGACATACTTTTGGCACCATATATATTGAAGAATGAATTTGCAAATGTTGGTTTCTATAATTCTCCAATCAAATTATTTGAATATATGGCAATGGGAAAGTCAATTATTAGTTCAAATATGGGACAGATAGCAGAAATCATTCAGCATGGTGAAAATGGTTTATTAATTGAACCTGGCGATTCCGCTCAATTAGCAGAATATATCCTTAAATTGGCAGATGATTCTGCTTTGAGATTCAAGCTGGGATATAATGCACGCATGGCGCTTGAAGATAAATATACCTGGAAAGTGAATGCTAAGACTATAATGAAATTGTACGAAGAAGTAAATTTATAA